From Alloacidobacterium dinghuense:
AGCTACGCCATCATTCAGCTTGGTCTTCTCGTGCTGATCGCAACGCCCGTCGCCCGCGTCTTATTTGCAGCTTTCGGCTTTTTGCTCGAGAAAGACCGGCTCTACGTTGTCGTCAGTCTCCTCGTTTTTGCGGTGCTGATGTATAGCCTCGTCTTCGATCACTGATGTGCGAGCGCGTCTTTCGCCTGCAACGCCAATCTTCTTGATGGGCAATGGTCCGCGCTGCATACCGGCCGGTGGGCCAGCTCATGCAGCAGCAGCTTTCGTGATTCACCCGGCGGCAAGACAGCAAGCACTTCCCGGCGCAGTTCACCAAGATCGTCCAGCCAGGGCCCCAGATCCTCCGGCAGCTGCTCGTCAATTTCCTTGCGCAATCGCTGCGCCAGGGCCGGGCTCTCGCCTTCGGTAGAAATCGCAATCTGCAACCGCCCGCGTCTCACAACTGACGGGAAATAGAAATCGCAGTTCGGCGGATCATCCACCGCGTTGCAGAGAATATTGCGATCCACAGCATCCCTGTAGACAGCCGCATTCACTTCCAGTGAATCAGTCGCTGCCACGACGAGAAACATTCCGTCTAAGTCCGCCGCTGCGTATTCGCGCCGATGCCAGGTGAACAGGCCAACGTTGGCCGAAGCGATCAGATCGGGCTTGGCTTCGGGAGAAACGACGGTGACGTCAGCCCCCGCCGCCAGCAGACTATGGATCTTCGATTCAGCAATTTCACCCGCGCCAACCACCAGGCAGCGGCGATCCTGCAGCTTCAGAAAAATAGGAAAGAGACTCATTCTGCAACTCCATGTGGAACTGGCGCCAGCGGCAAATCTCTCTCGACTGCCTCGATATAGTCGCCAGATAAGCGATTGCGCAGTTCCTCTTCCGTGTGTCGTCCGAAGTAGGTCCGCAGATTATCACCCGGCTCCCGTTCTGCTAGATAAGTCCGCAACAATCGCTCCAATGCAGCCGGAACCTCCGTAGCAGGTACGCGATAACCAACAGGACGCGCTACCGCCGCATGCCTGCCAACCGCGCCGCCCACGCAGAAATAGTAGGCATCTACCAGTTTGCCGTTGTGCTTGATCTTCTTGCCTTCAAGCCCGATATCGGCGATCCAGTGCTGTCCGCACCCGTTCGGACAGCCCGTTACATGCAGTTTCAGCTGTTCATTGAATTGCGGGACGCGTTCTTCGAGTTCGTCCACGAGCCAGCGCGCAAAACCTTTGGTCTCCGTAATCGCAAGCTTGCAGAACTCCGTGCCGGTGCAGGCAATTGCGCCGCGCCAGAAGGTCGAGCCTTCAACCCGCAAGCCAATCTTGTGAATCTCACGCGCCAGCTCTCCCGCTTCTTCAGTCGGCACGTTAACGAAGATCAGATTCTGCATGACCGTTGTGCGCAACTCGCCTGTACCGTAGCGTTCCGCAAGCTCCGCGGCTGCCGCCAACTGATCGCCCGTGAGCCGTCCGCGCAGCACCGATGCGCCCACATAGCTGAATCCACGCTGCCTTTGCCGATGAATGCCCACGTGATCGCGCAGAATGTCTTCCGGTGCATGCTCGTCAACGCCCCGATCAAGCCTGTACCCAAGACGTGATTCCAACTCGCGCAGAAAACTCTCCGCCGTCCATCCCTCACGCATGAAGAGATACTTCAGCCGCGCCCGATCCCGGCTCTCGCGCAATCCTTGCTGATCGCGGAAAATCTCCGTCACTCTTCGTGCCACATCCAGCGCTTGTTCCGGCTTGATAAACGCGTCGAGCCTTATCGCCAGATGCGGTTCATTGGAAAGGCCACCACCCACGCGCAGCGAATACCCAACCTCGTTGCCGCGACGAACTCCTGTCAGCGCAACGTCATTAATTTCAGGATAGTTGCACCACACCGAGCAGCCGGAAACGGACATCTTGAACTTGCGCGGCAGATTATAAAACTCAGGATTTGCCGTGAGTTGATGCGCAACTTCTACCGCGAGTGGGGAAGCATCCAGAATCTCATCGTGCGCAATTCCCGCCAGCGGGCAGCCGGTAACATTACGCACCACGTCACCGCAAGCGCCCTTTGGTGAAAGCCCGACCACAGTCAGCTGGTCCACAATTTCCGGCAGCGATTC
This genomic window contains:
- a CDS encoding precorrin-2 dehydrogenase/sirohydrochlorin ferrochelatase family protein, whose translation is MSLFPIFLKLQDRRCLVVGAGEIAESKIHSLLAAGADVTVVSPEAKPDLIASANVGLFTWHRREYAAADLDGMFLVVAATDSLEVNAAVYRDAVDRNILCNAVDDPPNCDFYFPSVVRRGRLQIAISTEGESPALAQRLRKEIDEQLPEDLGPWLDDLGELRREVLAVLPPGESRKLLLHELAHRPVCSADHCPSRRLALQAKDALAHQ
- a CDS encoding nitrite/sulfite reductase, which translates into the protein MTDTAAPKETKAQKIERLKREKNPWEAFNEVREFARQGRASVVPEWASAYFKWWGVYTQGDGVGAVGGKGGEGLATEYFMMRVGIPNGILRSDQLRVIADITKKHARNLADITVRQNIQLHWLTIESLPEIVDQLTVVGLSPKGACGDVVRNVTGCPLAGIAHDEILDASPLAVEVAHQLTANPEFYNLPRKFKMSVSGCSVWCNYPEINDVALTGVRRGNEVGYSLRVGGGLSNEPHLAIRLDAFIKPEQALDVARRVTEIFRDQQGLRESRDRARLKYLFMREGWTAESFLRELESRLGYRLDRGVDEHAPEDILRDHVGIHRQRQRGFSYVGASVLRGRLTGDQLAAAAELAERYGTGELRTTVMQNLIFVNVPTEEAGELAREIHKIGLRVEGSTFWRGAIACTGTEFCKLAITETKGFARWLVDELEERVPQFNEQLKLHVTGCPNGCGQHWIADIGLEGKKIKHNGKLVDAYYFCVGGAVGRHAAVARPVGYRVPATEVPAALERLLRTYLAEREPGDNLRTYFGRHTEEELRNRLSGDYIEAVERDLPLAPVPHGVAE